A genomic stretch from Methanorbis furvi includes:
- a CDS encoding ribosome biogenesis/translation initiation ATPase RLI, with protein sequence MRIAIVHKDRCHSRKCGQECIAYCPRVRTGDETIQIGENGRAEISEELCVGCGICVKKCPFEALDIIQLPEELDAPIHRYGPNSFVLYGLPQPVAGKVTGVLGPNGIGKSTAVKILSGQVKPNLGIFEREVTWDEILKFYSGTELLSYLQQVAKKTIRASIKPQYIDFIPKVFKGTVGELLRSNDERKMLDYYAKELTLDTILDKDLATLSGGELQRVALTVALSKEADFYFLDEVTPFLDIYQRMIAAKLIRELADKHPVILVEHDIAILDMVAETVHIAYGKPAAFGIITRPKGVRIGVNQYLEGFVAEENVRIRDYPVVFETRGHESDVEREILMQIPEMTKSFPGFTLKVAGGEVRRGEVLGIVGANGIGKSTFAKLLAGVETPDGGKKFDTVTVSYKPQYVTAATSDTVEFLLRQATKRFDSSYYQHEILEPLGLMPLLQSEAKNLSGGELQRVAIALCLSRDADLYILDEPSAHLDVEQRLVTTKVIKRAAEDKGAGIMVIDHDMYTIDMISERLLVFDGNPGANGLATGPFEMKDGMNKFLGLLGITFRRDKTGRPRINKPDSYLDREQKAAGEYYYYNIDAAALAAAAKEDGEGE encoded by the coding sequence ATGAGGATTGCCATCGTTCACAAAGACCGGTGTCATTCCCGGAAATGCGGACAGGAGTGCATTGCCTACTGTCCGCGGGTACGGACCGGCGACGAAACCATTCAGATCGGAGAAAACGGCCGTGCGGAAATTTCCGAGGAGCTGTGTGTCGGCTGCGGTATCTGTGTGAAAAAATGCCCGTTCGAGGCTTTGGATATTATCCAGCTTCCGGAGGAACTCGACGCACCGATTCACCGCTACGGCCCGAACTCGTTTGTGCTCTACGGGCTTCCCCAGCCGGTCGCAGGAAAAGTGACCGGAGTTCTCGGACCAAACGGTATCGGTAAGTCAACGGCTGTCAAAATATTGTCCGGACAGGTGAAACCGAATCTTGGAATCTTTGAGCGCGAGGTAACGTGGGACGAGATTCTGAAGTTCTACTCAGGAACCGAACTGCTGAGCTATCTGCAGCAGGTCGCAAAAAAGACGATACGTGCATCGATTAAACCGCAGTACATCGACTTCATTCCAAAAGTTTTCAAGGGAACGGTAGGCGAACTGCTCCGCTCAAACGATGAGCGAAAAATGCTCGACTACTATGCAAAGGAGCTGACCCTTGATACGATTCTGGATAAAGACCTTGCAACGCTTTCCGGTGGAGAGCTGCAGAGGGTTGCCCTCACTGTTGCTCTCTCAAAGGAAGCAGACTTCTACTTCCTTGATGAGGTGACGCCGTTCCTTGATATTTATCAGAGGATGATTGCGGCGAAGCTTATTCGAGAGCTTGCTGACAAACATCCGGTGATTCTTGTTGAGCACGACATTGCAATCCTTGACATGGTTGCAGAAACCGTGCACATCGCGTATGGTAAGCCTGCGGCGTTTGGTATCATCACCCGCCCGAAAGGCGTGCGGATTGGTGTGAACCAGTATCTGGAAGGATTCGTTGCCGAAGAGAATGTTCGTATCCGCGATTATCCGGTGGTGTTTGAGACCCGCGGCCATGAGAGCGATGTGGAGCGCGAGATTCTGATGCAGATTCCGGAGATGACAAAGTCATTCCCGGGTTTTACGCTGAAGGTTGCGGGAGGCGAAGTGCGGCGCGGCGAGGTGCTTGGTATTGTCGGTGCGAATGGTATCGGCAAGTCGACGTTTGCGAAACTGCTTGCAGGTGTTGAGACTCCTGACGGCGGCAAAAAGTTTGATACGGTTACGGTTTCGTATAAGCCGCAGTATGTGACTGCGGCAACGTCAGATACGGTGGAATTTTTACTGCGTCAGGCGACCAAACGGTTTGATTCGTCATACTATCAGCATGAAATTCTTGAGCCGCTGGGCCTCATGCCGCTTTTACAGTCTGAGGCGAAGAATCTCTCGGGCGGAGAGTTACAGAGGGTGGCAATTGCTCTGTGTCTTTCGCGCGATGCTGACTTGTACATTCTTGATGAGCCGAGTGCGCACTTGGATGTTGAGCAGCGGCTGGTTACAACGAAGGTCATTAAGCGTGCGGCCGAGGATAAAGGCGCAGGCATCATGGTTATTGATCATGATATGTATACGATCGATATGATCAGCGAGCGGCTGCTGGTGTTCGATGGAAATCCCGGAGCAAACGGTCTTGCTACCGGCCCCTTTGAGATGAAGGATGGTATGAACAAGTTCCTCGGGCTCCTTGGAATCACGTTCCGCCGTGATAAGACGGGACGGCCGAGAATCAATAAGCCGGATTCGTACCTCGACCGCGAGCAAAAAGCCGCTGGCGAGTACTATTACTACAATATTGATGCGGCTGCTCTTGCGGCGGCTGCAAAGGAAGACGGCGAAGGGGAGTAA
- a CDS encoding 4Fe-4S dicluster-binding protein, producing MQVARVKKEKCSTADCNRCIRFCPVSRKDQPVIYIGRNKKATVNEELCNGCAKCVRICPEKAIEMITIPDPVDETAVAVEETASVATASSADDAAAVPAATTAAEAPKQTAPPKKKETPEEKVARKKYEHSERVIRTLIASLLGLAAGIASYFLAGTPSAETGVQPDPFLGILILLIAIIIQRTIFLLIKIDTKKLGKKDWFYQAFITFALWYLTWTIILSTSLLAE from the coding sequence ATGCAGGTAGCACGAGTCAAAAAAGAAAAATGCAGCACGGCAGACTGCAACCGTTGTATTCGGTTTTGTCCTGTTTCGCGCAAGGACCAGCCGGTAATCTACATCGGAAGGAACAAAAAAGCAACCGTGAACGAGGAGCTTTGTAACGGCTGTGCAAAATGTGTGCGCATCTGTCCCGAAAAAGCAATCGAGATGATCACTATCCCTGATCCAGTAGATGAGACCGCGGTCGCGGTAGAAGAGACCGCATCTGTTGCGACTGCGTCGTCGGCAGACGACGCCGCGGCAGTTCCTGCCGCAACGACAGCTGCAGAAGCTCCCAAACAAACTGCTCCGCCAAAGAAGAAGGAGACTCCGGAAGAAAAAGTCGCCCGGAAAAAATATGAGCACAGCGAACGCGTTATCCGGACACTGATTGCAAGTCTGCTTGGTCTGGCTGCCGGTATTGCCTCGTACTTCCTTGCCGGAACCCCGAGTGCGGAGACCGGCGTTCAGCCTGACCCGTTCCTCGGCATTCTGATTCTTCTGATCGCCATCATCATTCAGAGAACTATTTTCCTCTTGATCAAGATCGATACCAAAAAACTTGGCAAGAAGGACTGGTTCTATCAGGCATTCATCACGTTTGCCCTCTGGTACCTCACCTGGACCATCATTCTGAGCACATCGCTCTTAGCCGAGTAA